In Archangium violaceum, the following are encoded in one genomic region:
- the fabF gene encoding beta-ketoacyl-ACP synthase II, whose protein sequence is MSNRRVVITGTGLITALGTGTEKNWQAMLAGTSGIAPITRFEVGKIDTRFAGEVKDFQPEQFIDKREVRRMDLFAQYALAAADMAVKESGLPIGPDAPHGYAQEKVGVIVGSGIGGISSLEEQHRKGLEKGFDRLSPFFIIQMIINMAPGLISMRYGCKGPNWSPVSACATSAHAIGEAWKSIRLGETDAAIAGGAEAAITPLGMGGFSVMKALSTHNEDPTKASRPFDKERDGFVMGEGAGIVVLEELEHAKKRGANILAELVGYGANSDAHHVTAPAPEGEGAARCMRLALASAGMNPEEVGYINAHGTSTPFNDANETKAIKTVFGAHAKKLAVSSTKSMTGHMLGAAGGAEAVISALTLLRGIIPPTINYTTPDPDCDLDYVPNKAREQRVDAAMSNSFGFGGTNAVLLFKRFK, encoded by the coding sequence GTGTCAAACCGTCGAGTCGTCATCACCGGAACCGGCCTCATCACGGCGCTGGGTACGGGCACCGAGAAGAACTGGCAGGCGATGCTCGCCGGTACTTCGGGCATCGCACCCATCACCCGTTTCGAGGTGGGGAAGATCGATACCCGCTTCGCCGGCGAGGTGAAGGACTTCCAGCCCGAGCAGTTCATCGACAAGCGCGAAGTGCGCCGGATGGATCTGTTCGCGCAGTACGCGCTGGCGGCGGCCGACATGGCCGTCAAGGAGAGTGGTCTGCCCATCGGGCCGGACGCTCCCCATGGCTACGCGCAGGAGAAGGTGGGCGTCATCGTCGGCTCGGGCATCGGCGGCATCTCCTCGCTGGAGGAGCAGCACCGCAAGGGCCTGGAGAAGGGGTTCGACCGGCTGTCGCCCTTCTTCATCATCCAGATGATCATCAACATGGCCCCGGGCCTCATCTCCATGCGCTACGGCTGCAAGGGGCCCAACTGGTCGCCGGTGTCGGCCTGCGCCACCAGCGCCCACGCCATTGGCGAGGCGTGGAAGTCCATCCGCCTGGGTGAGACGGACGCGGCGATCGCGGGCGGAGCCGAGGCGGCCATCACCCCGCTGGGGATGGGTGGCTTCTCGGTGATGAAGGCGCTGTCGACGCACAACGAGGATCCGACCAAGGCCAGCCGCCCGTTCGACAAGGAGCGCGACGGCTTCGTGATGGGCGAGGGCGCGGGCATCGTGGTGCTCGAGGAGCTGGAGCACGCGAAGAAGCGCGGCGCGAACATCCTGGCGGAGCTGGTGGGCTACGGGGCGAACTCGGACGCGCACCACGTGACGGCACCTGCCCCCGAGGGCGAGGGTGCGGCGCGCTGCATGCGGCTGGCGCTGGCGTCGGCGGGGATGAACCCGGAGGAGGTGGGGTACATCAACGCGCACGGCACCTCGACGCCGTTCAACGACGCGAACGAGACGAAGGCGATCAAGACGGTCTTCGGGGCGCACGCGAAGAAGCTGGCGGTGTCGTCGACGAAGTCGATGACGGGCCACATGCTGGGAGCGGCGGGAGGAGCGGAGGCGGTGATCAGCGCCTTGACGCTGCTGCGCGGAATCATCCCGCCGACGATCAACTACACCACGCCGGATCCGGACTGCGATCTGGACTACGTGCCGAACAAGGCGCGGGAGCAGCGTGTGGACGCGGCGATGAGCAACTCGTTCGGCTTTGGCGGAACGAACGCGGTGCTGTTGTTCAAGCGCTTCAAGTAA
- the rpiB gene encoding ribose 5-phosphate isomerase B, which translates to MKLIIASDHAGLELRRELVALLSEKGITFDDVGPTTNASVDYPDFAKNVSRAVAEGRYTHGVLVCGTGIGMSIVANKYRGVRAALCTTEFEARMARAHNDANVLCLGQRVVGLGVAWSILEAFLATPFEGGRHQKRVDKIREAESENGR; encoded by the coding sequence GTGAAGCTCATCATCGCGTCGGACCATGCGGGACTGGAGCTGCGCCGCGAGCTCGTGGCCCTCCTGTCGGAAAAAGGCATCACGTTCGACGACGTGGGCCCGACCACGAATGCATCGGTGGACTACCCGGACTTCGCGAAGAACGTCTCGCGAGCGGTCGCCGAGGGCCGTTACACACACGGAGTGCTGGTGTGTGGAACAGGCATCGGGATGAGCATCGTGGCGAACAAGTACCGGGGTGTGCGCGCGGCGCTGTGCACGACGGAGTTCGAGGCGCGGATGGCGCGAGCGCACAACGACGCCAACGTGCTGTGCCTGGGCCAGAGGGTGGTGGGGTTGGGGGTGGCCTGGAGCATTCTCGAGGCCTTCCTGGCGACGCCGTTCGAGGGCGGGCGGCACCAGAAGCGCGTCGACAAGATTCGCGAGGCCGAGTCCGAGAACGGACGCTGA
- the glyA gene encoding serine hydroxymethyltransferase produces MENIRKLAEVDPEIAKVVLEETRRQEEGLELIASENFVSPAVMEAMGSVLTNKYAEGYPGKRYYGGCEVVDVAENLAINRAKELFGADYVNVQAHSGSQANMGAYMALMKPGDTLLSLDLNSGGHLTHGAAFNFSGKLYKIVHYGLTRDTETLDYAQAAALAKEHKPKVVVVGASAYPRTIDFAKFREIADSVGAALMVDMAHIAGLVAAGVHPSPVPVADIVTSTTHKTLRGPRGGLVLSKEQYGKALNSQIFPGIQGGPLMHVIAAKAVAFREALTPEFKAYQRQIVANAQALAEALKRGGLRLCSGGTDNHLMLVDLRPKNLVGKVAEEVLNKAGITVNKNMIPFDPEKPTVTSGVRIGTPAVTSRGMKEAEMATIGAFVVEALDNASDDKRLAQVRGRIQEFTRSFPLYASRLK; encoded by the coding sequence ATGGAGAACATCCGTAAGCTGGCCGAGGTCGATCCGGAGATCGCCAAGGTGGTACTCGAGGAGACGCGGCGCCAGGAGGAAGGCCTGGAGCTGATCGCCTCGGAGAACTTCGTGAGCCCGGCCGTGATGGAGGCGATGGGCTCGGTGCTGACGAACAAGTACGCCGAGGGCTACCCGGGCAAGCGGTACTACGGGGGCTGCGAGGTGGTGGACGTGGCGGAGAACCTCGCCATCAACCGGGCGAAGGAGCTCTTCGGAGCGGACTACGTCAACGTGCAGGCGCACTCGGGAAGCCAGGCGAACATGGGCGCCTACATGGCGCTGATGAAGCCGGGTGACACGCTGCTGTCGTTGGATCTGAACTCGGGCGGCCACCTGACGCACGGGGCGGCGTTCAACTTCTCCGGCAAGCTCTACAAGATCGTCCACTACGGGCTGACGCGGGACACGGAGACGCTGGACTACGCGCAGGCGGCGGCGCTGGCCAAGGAGCACAAGCCGAAGGTGGTGGTGGTGGGCGCCTCGGCGTACCCGCGCACGATCGACTTCGCGAAGTTCCGGGAGATCGCCGACAGCGTGGGCGCGGCGCTGATGGTGGACATGGCGCACATCGCCGGCCTGGTGGCGGCGGGGGTGCACCCCTCGCCGGTGCCGGTGGCGGACATCGTCACCTCCACCACGCACAAGACGCTGCGTGGTCCGCGCGGAGGCCTGGTGCTGAGCAAGGAGCAGTACGGCAAGGCGCTCAACAGCCAGATCTTCCCGGGCATCCAGGGTGGCCCGCTGATGCACGTCATCGCGGCCAAGGCGGTGGCCTTCCGCGAGGCGCTCACCCCCGAGTTCAAGGCGTACCAGCGGCAGATCGTCGCCAACGCCCAGGCGCTGGCCGAGGCGCTCAAGCGCGGGGGCCTGCGGCTGTGCTCGGGCGGTACGGACAACCACCTGATGCTGGTGGACCTGCGGCCGAAGAACCTCGTGGGCAAGGTGGCCGAGGAGGTGCTGAACAAGGCCGGCATCACGGTGAACAAGAACATGATTCCGTTCGACCCGGAGAAGCCGACGGTGACGTCGGGAGTCCGGATCGGCACGCCGGCCGTCACCTCGCGAGGGATGAAGGAGGCGGAGATGGCGACCATCGGCGCGTTCGTGGTGGAGGCGCTGGACAACGCCTCGGACGACAAGCGGTTGGCCCAGGTCCGCGGGCGCATCCAGGAGTTCACCCGGAGCTTCCCGCTCTACGCCTCGCGGCTGAAGTAA
- the nrdR gene encoding transcriptional regulator NrdR, whose product MRCPFCQDAENKVIDSRESHEGSVIRRRRECLQCKRRFTTYERVEELYPLIVKKDGRRETFDRDKLLAGLKKACEKRPVSADQLEETVVAIERLLQGMGEKEVPSSVIGEEVMRRLHGLDEVAYVRFASVYRSFRDISEFMEELKDLLSDRTRELKPPKPAGKDG is encoded by the coding sequence ATGCGCTGCCCCTTCTGCCAGGACGCCGAGAACAAGGTCATCGACTCGCGCGAGTCGCACGAGGGGTCCGTCATCCGCCGGCGGCGTGAGTGCCTGCAGTGCAAGCGGCGCTTCACCACGTACGAGCGGGTAGAGGAGCTCTACCCGCTCATCGTGAAGAAGGACGGGAGGCGGGAGACGTTCGACCGGGACAAGCTGCTGGCGGGGCTGAAGAAGGCCTGCGAGAAGAGGCCGGTGTCGGCGGACCAGCTCGAGGAGACGGTGGTCGCCATCGAGCGGCTGTTGCAGGGGATGGGCGAGAAGGAAGTGCCCTCGTCGGTCATCGGCGAGGAGGTGATGCGCCGGCTGCACGGGCTGGACGAGGTGGCGTACGTGCGCTTCGCCTCGGTGTACCGGAGCTTCCGGGACATCTCCGAGTTCATGGAGGAGCTGAAGGATCTGCTGTCGGACCGGACGCGGGAGCTCAAGCCGCCGAAGCCGGCGGGCAAGGATGGTTGA
- the ribD gene encoding bifunctional diaminohydroxyphosphoribosylaminopyrimidine deaminase/5-amino-6-(5-phosphoribosylamino)uracil reductase RibD, translating into MRLLTRARMQARRTPRAKRAADFDRAVAEFFMRLALEEAAKGLGRTSPNPVVGAVLVKGGRIVARGYHRRAGTAHAEVVALEAAGSKARGADLYTTLEPCDHYGRTPPCSQAILDAGVRRVFVASSDPNPKVNGKGVARLRRAGVEVVTGVLKDEADKLNRPFFKAVSTGLPYVTLKAAVTLDGKLATATGDSRWVTGEQARAWVHRLRDQVDVILVGANTARQDNPQLTTRLPEGGGKDPVRVLVDSHLRLSPKLTVFTQRSPARTVVATLEDPADRKAKRFLAAGVDVWRMPEKDGRVDIEALMRRLAKEGLNHVLVEGGAEMYGSFLREELADELLLFVAPKLIGSEGLSWSGSLGVKQMARALTVNTPSFEQVGEDLLLRARLRNAK; encoded by the coding sequence ATGCGGCTCTTGACGCGAGCGCGGATGCAGGCCAGGCGGACCCCGCGGGCGAAGCGGGCGGCGGACTTCGATCGGGCGGTGGCCGAGTTTTTCATGCGCCTGGCGCTGGAGGAGGCGGCCAAGGGACTGGGACGGACGAGCCCCAACCCGGTGGTGGGGGCGGTGCTGGTGAAGGGCGGCCGCATCGTCGCGCGCGGCTACCACCGGCGGGCCGGTACGGCGCACGCCGAGGTGGTGGCGCTCGAGGCGGCGGGGAGCAAGGCGCGCGGGGCGGACCTCTACACGACGCTGGAGCCGTGCGACCACTACGGGCGCACCCCGCCGTGCAGCCAGGCCATCCTCGACGCGGGCGTGCGCCGGGTCTTCGTGGCCTCGTCGGACCCCAACCCGAAGGTGAACGGCAAGGGCGTGGCGCGGCTGCGGCGCGCGGGCGTGGAGGTCGTCACCGGCGTGCTGAAGGACGAGGCCGACAAGCTCAACCGGCCCTTCTTCAAGGCGGTGAGCACGGGCCTGCCCTACGTCACGCTCAAGGCGGCGGTGACGCTGGACGGCAAGCTGGCCACGGCCACCGGGGACTCGCGCTGGGTGACGGGTGAGCAGGCCCGCGCGTGGGTGCACCGGCTGCGCGATCAGGTGGACGTCATCCTCGTGGGCGCCAACACCGCCCGGCAGGACAATCCCCAGCTCACCACCCGGCTGCCCGAGGGCGGAGGGAAGGATCCGGTGCGGGTGCTGGTGGACTCGCACCTGCGCCTGTCCCCGAAGCTGACCGTCTTCACCCAGCGCTCCCCGGCGCGCACCGTGGTGGCCACGCTGGAGGACCCCGCCGACCGCAAGGCGAAGCGCTTCCTCGCGGCGGGCGTGGACGTCTGGCGGATGCCCGAGAAGGACGGGCGGGTGGACATCGAGGCGCTGATGCGCCGCCTGGCGAAGGAGGGCCTCAACCACGTGCTGGTGGAGGGTGGGGCGGAGATGTACGGCTCGTTCCTCCGCGAGGAGCTGGCGGACGAGCTGCTCCTCTTCGTCGCTCCCAAGCTGATTGGGAGCGAGGGCCTGTCCTGGTCGGGCTCCCTGGGCGTCAAGCAGATGGCGCGGGCGCTCACCGTGAACACGCCCTCCTTCGAGCAGGTGGGCGAGGATCTGCTCCTCCGGGCGCGGCTGCGGAACGCGAAGTGA
- a CDS encoding nuclear transport factor 2 family protein: MSTTNLEAARRYLRAIEQGATGETLAAFFHPEVSQREYPNRLTPSGKTRDLKALLESAERGQHSVSSQRYDIRHAVAEGDTVALEVDWSATLKVPVGSLPAGGTMRASLAMFMTLRDGRITSLRNYDCFEPF, from the coding sequence ATGTCGACGACGAATCTGGAGGCCGCGCGCCGCTACCTGAGGGCCATCGAGCAGGGAGCGACCGGCGAGACGCTGGCCGCCTTCTTCCACCCCGAGGTCTCCCAGCGCGAGTACCCCAACCGGCTCACGCCGTCGGGGAAGACGAGGGATTTGAAGGCCCTGCTCGAATCGGCGGAGCGAGGCCAGCACTCGGTGTCCTCGCAGCGCTACGACATCCGCCACGCGGTGGCGGAGGGAGACACCGTGGCGCTCGAGGTCGACTGGAGCGCCACGCTCAAGGTGCCGGTGGGCTCCCTGCCCGCGGGAGGCACGATGCGCGCCTCGCTCGCCATGTTCATGACGCTGCGCGACGGGCGCATCACCTCGCTGCGCAACTACGACTGCTTCGAGCCGTTCTAG
- a CDS encoding MarR family winged helix-turn-helix transcriptional regulator produces the protein MTRRTDAAAVRLDSLDLGHLALFVGMRVNDLVLEELHAAGFTGLRQAHGYVFQHLLGGARSIGELAGLLEVTQQAASKTVAELEKLGYVEEAGSDDARVRRVRLSARGQAAVERSRSLRAELEKRFERLQGRRALEDARKLLGEVLESLGGAEAVRTRRIRSPR, from the coding sequence ATGACACGTCGGACGGACGCCGCGGCGGTGCGGCTCGACTCGCTGGACCTGGGGCACCTGGCCCTGTTCGTGGGAATGAGGGTGAACGACCTCGTGCTCGAGGAGCTGCACGCGGCGGGCTTCACGGGCCTGCGTCAGGCGCACGGGTACGTCTTCCAGCACCTGCTGGGAGGCGCGAGGTCGATTGGAGAGCTCGCGGGGTTGCTGGAGGTGACACAGCAGGCGGCGTCGAAGACGGTCGCCGAGCTGGAGAAGCTGGGCTACGTCGAGGAGGCCGGGTCCGACGACGCACGCGTCCGCCGGGTCCGTCTGTCGGCGCGCGGGCAGGCCGCCGTGGAGCGGAGCCGCTCGCTCCGGGCCGAGCTCGAGAAGCGCTTCGAGCGCCTCCAGGGGCGTCGCGCCCTCGAGGACGCGCGGAAGCTGCTGGGGGAGGTGCTCGAGTCGCTGGGAGGCGCGGAGGCCGTGCGGACCCGGCGGATCCGCTCCCCGCGCTGA
- a CDS encoding PilZ domain-containing protein: MDFSAWLASFRELHERARRKLHTTEERVLYLEAREQLASTLLAAQGQKLQAGAAARRNFRVPKGMPVDIGFRSGSARSRTLDISSGGFSCMLAGTPAQDELGGFVLWLPGQEEEPVVGRARVVAIASAAPEGPRRVSFHFTDLGEQDHERLEMLIFDLALGYIAA; this comes from the coding sequence ATGGACTTTTCCGCGTGGCTGGCGAGCTTCCGAGAACTTCACGAGCGTGCGCGCCGGAAGCTGCACACGACCGAGGAGCGCGTGCTCTACCTGGAGGCGCGTGAGCAGCTCGCGAGCACGCTGCTGGCCGCCCAGGGGCAGAAACTCCAGGCGGGAGCGGCCGCCCGGCGCAACTTCCGCGTCCCCAAGGGCATGCCCGTGGACATCGGCTTCCGCTCGGGCTCGGCGCGCAGCCGCACCCTGGACATCTCCTCGGGGGGTTTCTCCTGCATGCTGGCCGGCACTCCCGCCCAGGACGAGCTCGGCGGCTTCGTGCTGTGGCTGCCGGGACAGGAGGAGGAGCCGGTGGTGGGCCGCGCCCGGGTCGTCGCCATCGCCTCCGCCGCCCCCGAGGGTCCCCGCCGGGTCTCCTTCCACTTCACGGACCTGGGCGAGCAGGACCACGAGCGGCTGGAGATGCTCATCTTCGACCTGGCGCTCGGCTACATCGCGGCCTGA
- a CDS encoding SH3 domain-containing protein, producing the protein MSSQSRSGHPMKWLVVLAVVAAGCGGGASSVESVELKGADEELGTSANALTGCVTAGASLQTTTDLNLRSGAGTSYGILLTMPGNSIAKEAGGGCPTSGWYKVTYSGVTGWASGTYLTLVASSSTARDAAVTRAQGAMGFSYWWGHGAWKSGASVGSCSGNCPSCTHSGSYGADCSGFLAKAWVVPSTNSNVSVDSHPYGTIHFNVDSSQWTTISRDSLLKADALVYNQDGAGHTFLYESGDGWGSMWAYECKGCAYGCVHNLRTATTTYHAIRHF; encoded by the coding sequence ATGAGCAGCCAGAGCAGGAGCGGTCATCCCATGAAGTGGCTGGTGGTGCTGGCGGTCGTGGCGGCGGGTTGCGGCGGCGGAGCGTCGTCCGTGGAAAGCGTCGAGCTGAAGGGCGCCGACGAGGAGCTCGGCACCAGCGCCAACGCGCTGACGGGCTGTGTCACCGCCGGCGCGAGCCTCCAGACGACCACGGACCTGAACCTGCGGAGCGGAGCCGGGACGAGCTACGGCATCCTGCTGACCATGCCGGGCAACAGCATCGCCAAGGAAGCGGGCGGGGGCTGTCCCACGAGCGGCTGGTACAAGGTTACCTACAGTGGCGTCACGGGCTGGGCCTCGGGCACCTACCTCACCCTGGTGGCCAGCTCCTCGACGGCGCGCGACGCCGCCGTGACGCGTGCCCAGGGCGCCATGGGCTTCTCCTACTGGTGGGGCCACGGTGCCTGGAAGTCTGGCGCCTCCGTGGGCTCGTGCTCGGGCAACTGCCCCAGCTGCACGCACAGCGGCTCGTACGGCGCGGACTGCTCTGGCTTCCTCGCCAAGGCGTGGGTGGTGCCCAGCACCAACAGCAACGTGTCGGTCGACTCGCACCCCTACGGCACCATCCACTTCAACGTCGACTCCAGCCAGTGGACGACCATCTCCCGTGACAGCCTGCTGAAGGCGGACGCGCTCGTGTACAACCAGGACGGCGCGGGCCACACCTTCCTCTACGAGTCGGGGGATGGCTGGGGCAGCATGTGGGCCTACGAGTGCAAGGGCTGCGCGTACGGCTGCGTGCACAACCTCCGCACCGCCACCACCACCTACCACGCCATCCGGCACTTCTAG
- a CDS encoding ferredoxin: MSVKIVVDWDRCEANGVCMNVAPEAFNLDDKDTLHVLTENVTPELRAKVEKAVRDCPRQALSLSND, from the coding sequence ATGAGCGTGAAGATCGTGGTCGATTGGGATCGCTGTGAGGCCAATGGCGTGTGCATGAACGTGGCGCCGGAGGCCTTCAACCTGGACGACAAGGACACGCTGCACGTGCTCACGGAGAACGTGACGCCCGAGCTGCGAGCCAAGGTGGAGAAGGCCGTGCGTGATTGCCCGCGCCAGGCGCTCTCCCTGTCCAACGACTGA
- a CDS encoding cytochrome P450: MSGNPTNQSETRPAVQFNPYAPGYDVNPYPALEKLRTEAPLFYWEQGRGWLVTRYEDAVAVLRDGQRFSPNREHWEFAASLGASAIVPELAELNKNGLFALDAQNHARVRKLVSPALTPRAIERLRPEIQAIVDEILDGVAARGRMDVVNEFAERIPARVIGSMLKIPKGREELFQDFTNAVVKNFLPGLVTPEEQEILRGHIREGLALVSETIEDRRRNPLENDIMTALIQTEEQGDKLNKQELLSLVSALIVGGFETTIHLIAFCTYNLLQRPEVLAQVKSEPELFKNLIEEVLRFDNFGKMGIARYALEDVELGGVRIKKGQMLLIMLNSALRDESTFDKADAFDIRRNTNVSIAFGHGAHYCIGANLARLEVQIAVGTLVRRFPELRLVKQPSFGPHPVIRRMEALEVDLRSPSA; this comes from the coding sequence ATGTCCGGCAACCCGACGAACCAGAGTGAGACCCGGCCCGCGGTGCAGTTCAATCCCTACGCGCCCGGCTATGACGTGAATCCCTATCCCGCGCTCGAGAAGCTGCGGACGGAAGCGCCGCTCTTCTACTGGGAGCAGGGGCGCGGCTGGCTCGTCACCCGGTATGAGGACGCGGTGGCCGTGCTCCGCGATGGCCAGCGGTTCTCGCCCAACCGGGAACACTGGGAGTTCGCCGCCTCGCTGGGCGCCTCCGCGATCGTCCCCGAGCTGGCGGAGCTGAACAAGAACGGGCTGTTCGCCCTGGACGCGCAGAACCACGCTCGCGTGCGCAAGCTCGTCAGCCCGGCGCTCACCCCGCGCGCCATCGAGCGGCTGCGCCCGGAGATCCAGGCCATCGTCGATGAGATCCTCGACGGCGTGGCGGCCAGGGGCCGGATGGACGTGGTCAACGAGTTCGCCGAGCGCATCCCCGCGCGTGTCATCGGCTCCATGCTGAAGATCCCCAAGGGTCGCGAGGAGCTGTTCCAGGACTTCACGAACGCGGTGGTCAAGAACTTCCTCCCTGGCCTGGTGACTCCCGAGGAGCAGGAGATCCTGCGCGGACACATCCGCGAGGGGCTCGCCCTGGTGAGCGAGACGATCGAGGACCGGCGCCGCAACCCGCTGGAGAACGACATCATGACCGCGCTCATCCAGACGGAGGAGCAGGGGGACAAGCTCAACAAGCAGGAGCTGCTCTCGCTGGTGTCCGCGCTCATCGTGGGAGGCTTCGAGACCACCATCCACCTGATTGCCTTCTGCACGTACAACCTGCTGCAGCGGCCCGAGGTGCTCGCCCAGGTGAAGAGCGAGCCCGAGCTGTTCAAGAACCTGATCGAGGAGGTGCTGCGCTTCGACAACTTCGGGAAGATGGGGATCGCCCGCTACGCCCTGGAGGACGTGGAGCTGGGCGGGGTGCGCATCAAGAAGGGCCAGATGCTGCTCATCATGCTCAACAGCGCGCTGCGCGACGAGAGCACGTTCGACAAGGCGGATGCCTTCGATATCCGGCGCAACACGAACGTGAGCATCGCGTTCGGTCACGGGGCGCACTACTGCATCGGAGCGAACCTGGCGCGGCTCGAGGTGCAGATCGCCGTGGGCACCCTGGTGCGCCGCTTCCCGGAGCTGCGGCTCGTGAAGCAGCCCTCGTTCGGACCGCACCCCGTCATCCGCCGGATGGAGGCGCTCGAGGTCGACCTCCGCTCGCCCTCGGCGTGA
- a CDS encoding glutathione S-transferase N-terminal domain-containing protein encodes MNRTVNVTTSLAASVARLGLGMRVSALGKRPDKPLELYEFENCPFCRKVREALSLLDLEAFIYPCPKGGTRFRPRAVELGGKQQFPYLVDPNTGQRMYESNAIIRYLFETYGDGKVPTALALGPLTNAGSMLASWTRGLGGARARPSRAPEKPLELWSFEASPYCRIVRETLCRLELPYLLHNVAKGSPRRADFVARSGRMMVPYLSDPNTGTAMFESADIVAYLEKTYGAPA; translated from the coding sequence ATGAACCGGACCGTGAATGTGACGACGTCCCTGGCGGCCAGCGTGGCCCGGCTCGGATTGGGCATGCGCGTGAGCGCGCTCGGCAAGCGTCCCGACAAGCCGCTGGAGCTCTACGAGTTCGAGAACTGCCCCTTCTGCCGCAAGGTGCGCGAGGCCCTCAGCCTGCTCGACCTGGAGGCCTTCATCTACCCGTGCCCCAAGGGCGGCACCCGCTTCCGTCCCCGTGCGGTGGAGCTGGGCGGCAAGCAGCAGTTCCCCTACCTCGTGGACCCGAACACCGGCCAGCGGATGTACGAGTCCAACGCCATCATCCGCTACCTCTTCGAGACGTATGGCGATGGCAAGGTGCCCACCGCGCTGGCGCTCGGGCCGCTCACCAACGCGGGCTCCATGCTCGCGTCGTGGACGCGCGGGCTCGGTGGCGCGCGGGCCCGGCCGAGCCGCGCCCCGGAGAAGCCGCTGGAGCTGTGGAGCTTCGAGGCCTCGCCCTACTGCCGCATCGTCCGCGAGACGCTCTGCCGGCTGGAGCTCCCCTACCTGCTGCACAACGTGGCCAAGGGGAGCCCACGCCGCGCGGACTTCGTCGCGCGCTCGGGGCGGATGATGGTGCCCTACCTCTCGGACCCGAACACCGGCACGGCGATGTTCGAGTCCGCCGACATCGTCGCCTACCTCGAGAAGACGTACGGCGCGCCGGCCTGA
- a CDS encoding OmpA family protein, producing the protein MNAWKKGWVLVPALILGGMGCVTPGKRTAAGAAAGAIVGAGAGAIAGGDLEGAVIGAGVGAAAGGAVGNYLDRQARELEQVAETQRTDHGILLNLRNDLLFDTDSAVLTEGAISQVSRIGDILTKYPEDHIRVEGHADSRGTVAYNEALSLRRAEAVARVLTSRGVTPRQMLVLGMGESKPVASNASDDGRSANRRVQLHITVPPPTS; encoded by the coding sequence GTGAACGCATGGAAGAAGGGTTGGGTGCTCGTCCCGGCGCTGATCCTGGGCGGGATGGGCTGCGTGACTCCGGGCAAGCGGACCGCGGCGGGCGCGGCGGCGGGCGCCATCGTGGGAGCGGGAGCCGGGGCCATCGCGGGGGGGGACCTGGAGGGTGCGGTCATTGGAGCCGGCGTGGGGGCCGCGGCGGGCGGCGCCGTGGGCAATTATCTCGATCGGCAGGCGCGCGAGCTGGAGCAGGTCGCGGAGACCCAGCGGACGGACCACGGCATCCTGCTGAACCTGCGGAACGACCTGCTCTTCGACACCGACAGCGCCGTCCTCACCGAGGGCGCCATCTCCCAGGTGTCGCGCATCGGAGACATCCTCACGAAGTACCCGGAGGATCACATCCGGGTCGAGGGCCACGCCGACAGCCGCGGCACGGTGGCCTACAACGAAGCGCTTTCGCTCCGCCGCGCCGAGGCCGTCGCGCGAGTGTTGACCTCACGGGGAGTGACGCCACGGCAGATGCTGGTGCTGGGCATGGGAGAGTCGAAGCCGGTGGCATCGAACGCCTCCGACGACGGCCGCTCCGCCAACCGCCGGGTCCAGCTCCACATCACCGTGCCGCCCCCCACCTCGTGA